In Archangium violaceum, the following are encoded in one genomic region:
- a CDS encoding adenylosuccinate synthase, which produces MPNVVVIGAQWGDEGKGKVVDLLTEHAQVVVRFQGGNNAGHTLVVGGQKTVLHLIPSGILHAGKTCVIGNGVVLDPAVLVKEIDALKERGFLKDDSHFLISDNAHVIFPWHKLLDSYREKARGVSAIGTTGRGIGPAYEDKVARRGIRVRDLLNAERLRKRIEERLPGVRDELRELCRAANEQVPELDVQKFHEEFSALGERLRPHVTDVSLYLSSQVQRGARILFEGAQGTLLDVDHGTYPFVTSSNCVAGNAAVGSGLGPTAIDKVMGISKAYTTRVGGGPFPTELTDETGDRLRKVGDEFGATTGRPRRCGWLDGVVLRYAVRVNGLWGLALTKLDVLSGLKTLQICNAYELDGKRITELPGDYEDLARVKPIYETLQGWDDKLAGVRTFDELPENAKRYVRRVEEICGVPVVCISVGADRGETVLLQNPFRS; this is translated from the coding sequence ATGCCGAACGTCGTCGTCATCGGAGCGCAGTGGGGAGATGAGGGGAAGGGCAAGGTCGTGGACCTGCTCACCGAGCACGCCCAGGTGGTCGTGCGCTTCCAGGGAGGCAACAACGCGGGCCACACCCTCGTGGTGGGCGGCCAGAAGACGGTGTTGCACCTCATCCCCTCGGGCATCCTCCACGCGGGGAAGACCTGTGTCATTGGCAACGGGGTGGTGTTGGACCCCGCGGTGCTGGTGAAGGAGATCGACGCCCTCAAGGAGCGCGGCTTCTTGAAGGATGACTCGCATTTCCTCATCTCGGACAACGCGCACGTCATCTTCCCGTGGCACAAGCTGCTGGACTCGTACCGGGAGAAGGCCCGGGGCGTGAGCGCCATCGGCACCACGGGGCGGGGCATTGGTCCGGCCTACGAGGACAAGGTGGCCCGTCGGGGCATCCGCGTGCGCGACCTGCTCAACGCCGAGCGGCTGCGCAAGCGCATCGAGGAGCGGCTCCCGGGCGTGCGCGACGAGCTGCGCGAGCTGTGCCGCGCCGCGAACGAGCAGGTCCCCGAGCTGGACGTGCAGAAGTTCCACGAGGAGTTCTCCGCGCTGGGCGAGCGGCTGCGCCCCCACGTGACGGACGTGTCGCTCTACCTCTCGAGCCAGGTGCAGCGCGGGGCGCGCATCCTCTTCGAGGGCGCCCAGGGCACGCTGCTGGACGTGGACCACGGCACCTATCCGTTCGTCACCAGCTCCAACTGCGTGGCGGGCAACGCGGCGGTGGGCTCGGGCCTGGGCCCCACGGCCATCGACAAGGTGATGGGCATCAGCAAGGCCTACACCACGCGCGTGGGCGGCGGTCCGTTCCCCACGGAGCTGACGGACGAGACGGGCGACCGGCTGCGCAAGGTGGGTGACGAGTTCGGTGCAACCACGGGCCGTCCGCGCCGCTGCGGCTGGCTGGATGGCGTGGTGCTGCGCTACGCGGTGCGCGTCAACGGCCTGTGGGGCCTGGCGCTCACGAAGCTGGACGTGCTCTCCGGCCTCAAGACGCTGCAGATCTGCAACGCCTACGAGCTGGACGGCAAGCGCATCACCGAGCTGCCCGGGGACTACGAGGATCTGGCGCGCGTCAAGCCCATCTACGAGACGCTGCAGGGCTGGGACGACAAGCTCGCCGGGGTGCGCACCTTCGACGAGCTGCCGGAGAACGCCAAGCGCTACGTGCGCCGGGTGGAGGAGATCTGCGGCGTGCCCGTGGTCTGCATCTCCGTGGGCGCGGACCGCGGCGAGACGGTGCTCCTGCAGAACCCCTTCCGGAGCTGA
- a CDS encoding UvrD-helicase domain-containing protein, translating to MSETSLLALEKNLALMAGAGAGKTYSLVTMTLHLMAGAREGLKPLRPSRLCMVTFTDKAAAEMRARVRTRLDALVQAEPKALLEPELRASLERLDKPFPTRDAWRALREELSSASVGTFHSLCGQLLRRAPPGSGVDPSYEVLDDLEARSLVLDVCERVVLEALESGDAGVRELCQELTFSGSDFTEGLVSSLAATYGKLREEGLRAADVRISDVDEARATFEKLVERCRHLCSTVRELDVKGEWSELRVQLEAALDGLTPENCFEHERLPSLKAAFLEDGRDVRRLKKEPGNSMKELYWAFFGKSDGSVMRLEDTYAGWRTAPFEASFRSLLTQVAARHEEELSRRNALDFTALLVKTRDLLRDLPDFRRQTQERLGALLVDEFQDTNRLQLELVLLLAEKRDGGPRPLPPDADLVAALPLEPAFLCAVGDRKQSIYEFRGADVSVFQVLAKKIEDEGGARGFLQHNRRSVKPLLDFFNEAFSGVLVAGEGGARPYEVVYVPKEDDLAAVRETPVPDAVVERLQLDDELSTGELRLADADAVAKRLKVMLAPDAEPCVAREDGEGLRPARGGDVAMLFRTFSHLEVYRQALIRHGIPHRVLRGRGFYGAQEVLDLASLLSLLADSEDALAFAAVLRSPLVGLSDASLFRLAGPEGLSLPVVERLGSSALEALPEGERVRLERFLSALPELRRERDRLGVRALLRAAMDVTGYREALAGTPYAEQASANVEKLLALAGRRDERGTGGCVTFARELQRLANEEPTESQADLLEAGDPRAVQLLTIHRAKGLEWPVVVAPSLGSLRRFSSGRALFERGHGLCLRPWLPDSLDKYRSPRFDQVKDELKRRETAEYRRLLYVALTRARDRLILSGGEERGASDSWWCLLDEQVKDNTRLRGLVEDVDVETLPPPAEALEPEDVDPSEQEARVEAAVRRVYEGMAAITPEVAVVEPEAVQDFLTCPRRYHYVHRLGLRAEGATWETPRESPAYLELDAWGGAAPSPSGRVLTLLRGVDFRLARTEASERRARLEALVREVGWDMGEDGVEEALATVERFLGTAFARRLAEAPSADVHRALPFVLPLTGDGSAALEGQVDLLWETPSGEARVVAFKPGKRPPRGVAAHAESLSALLLASRRLVREGVPVEVGVAFLGEDVPEPEFPSLPKDLGAIAERLREAARGLVEADVGGRWPGRERSTCESLGCGFAEHCHAGPRAC from the coding sequence ATGAGTGAGACCTCGCTCCTGGCGCTGGAGAAGAACCTCGCCCTGATGGCGGGTGCCGGCGCGGGCAAGACGTACAGCCTGGTGACGATGACGCTGCACCTGATGGCCGGTGCGCGCGAGGGCCTGAAGCCCCTGCGTCCCTCGCGGCTGTGCATGGTGACGTTCACCGACAAGGCCGCCGCGGAGATGCGCGCGCGCGTCCGGACCCGTCTGGATGCGCTCGTCCAGGCCGAGCCGAAGGCGCTGCTGGAGCCGGAGCTGCGGGCCTCGCTCGAGCGGCTGGACAAGCCCTTTCCCACCCGGGACGCATGGCGGGCCCTGCGCGAGGAGTTGAGTTCTGCCTCGGTGGGCACCTTCCACTCGCTGTGCGGCCAGTTGCTGCGCCGCGCGCCCCCGGGCTCGGGTGTTGACCCGTCCTACGAGGTGCTCGACGACCTGGAGGCCCGATCGCTCGTGCTGGACGTGTGCGAGCGCGTGGTGCTGGAAGCGCTGGAGTCTGGTGACGCCGGGGTACGAGAGCTGTGCCAGGAGCTGACCTTCTCCGGCTCCGACTTCACCGAGGGCCTGGTGTCCTCGCTGGCCGCCACCTACGGCAAGCTGCGCGAGGAGGGCCTGCGCGCCGCGGACGTCCGCATCTCCGACGTGGACGAGGCCCGGGCCACGTTCGAGAAGCTCGTCGAGCGGTGCCGTCACCTGTGCTCCACCGTGCGGGAACTCGACGTCAAGGGCGAGTGGAGTGAGCTCCGAGTGCAGCTCGAGGCCGCGCTGGATGGCCTCACGCCGGAGAACTGTTTCGAGCACGAGCGGTTGCCCTCGCTCAAGGCGGCCTTCCTCGAGGACGGCCGCGATGTGCGCCGGCTGAAGAAGGAGCCGGGCAACTCGATGAAGGAGCTGTACTGGGCCTTCTTCGGGAAGAGCGACGGCTCGGTGATGCGCCTGGAGGACACGTATGCCGGGTGGCGCACGGCGCCCTTCGAGGCCTCCTTCCGTTCGCTGCTCACGCAGGTGGCGGCGCGCCACGAGGAGGAACTCTCCCGGCGCAACGCACTGGACTTCACCGCGCTGCTGGTGAAGACGCGGGATCTGCTGAGAGATCTCCCGGACTTCCGCCGCCAGACGCAGGAGCGCCTGGGTGCGCTGCTGGTGGACGAGTTCCAGGACACCAACCGGTTGCAGTTGGAGCTGGTGCTGCTGCTGGCCGAGAAGCGCGACGGTGGCCCCCGCCCGCTGCCTCCGGACGCGGATCTGGTGGCCGCGCTCCCGTTGGAGCCCGCCTTCCTGTGCGCGGTGGGAGACCGCAAGCAGTCCATCTACGAGTTCCGCGGCGCCGACGTGTCCGTCTTCCAGGTGCTGGCGAAGAAGATCGAGGACGAGGGCGGAGCGCGCGGCTTCCTCCAGCACAACCGGCGCTCGGTGAAGCCGCTGCTCGACTTCTTCAACGAGGCCTTCTCGGGCGTGTTGGTGGCGGGGGAGGGTGGAGCGCGCCCCTACGAGGTGGTGTACGTCCCGAAGGAGGACGACCTCGCGGCGGTGCGCGAGACGCCCGTGCCGGACGCGGTGGTGGAGCGGCTCCAGCTGGACGACGAGCTGTCCACGGGCGAGCTGCGCCTGGCGGATGCGGACGCGGTGGCGAAGCGGCTGAAGGTGATGCTGGCCCCGGACGCGGAGCCCTGCGTGGCGCGCGAGGACGGCGAGGGTCTGCGTCCGGCGCGTGGCGGCGACGTGGCCATGCTCTTCCGGACCTTCTCGCACCTGGAGGTGTACCGGCAGGCGCTCATCCGCCACGGGATTCCCCACCGGGTGTTGCGCGGGCGCGGCTTCTATGGAGCGCAGGAGGTGCTGGACCTGGCCTCGCTGCTGTCGCTGCTGGCGGACTCCGAGGACGCGCTCGCCTTCGCGGCGGTGCTTCGCTCGCCGCTGGTGGGCCTGTCGGATGCCTCGCTCTTCCGGCTCGCCGGGCCCGAGGGCCTGTCGCTGCCCGTCGTGGAGCGCCTGGGGTCCTCCGCATTGGAGGCGCTGCCCGAGGGCGAGCGCGTCCGCCTGGAGCGTTTCCTCTCGGCACTGCCGGAGCTGCGGCGCGAGCGGGACCGGCTCGGGGTGCGTGCCCTGCTGCGGGCCGCGATGGACGTGACGGGTTACCGGGAGGCGCTCGCGGGTACTCCGTACGCGGAGCAGGCGAGCGCCAACGTGGAAAAGCTGCTCGCGCTGGCGGGCCGGCGTGACGAGCGCGGCACGGGTGGCTGCGTGACCTTCGCCCGCGAGCTGCAACGGCTGGCCAACGAGGAGCCCACCGAGTCCCAGGCGGACCTGCTGGAGGCGGGAGATCCTCGCGCGGTGCAGCTCCTCACCATCCACCGCGCCAAGGGCCTGGAGTGGCCGGTGGTGGTGGCGCCTTCGCTCGGCAGCCTGCGGCGCTTCTCCAGCGGGCGGGCCCTCTTCGAGCGGGGCCATGGCCTGTGCCTGCGGCCGTGGTTGCCGGACAGCCTCGACAAGTACCGCTCTCCCCGTTTCGACCAGGTGAAGGACGAGCTGAAGCGGCGCGAGACGGCCGAGTACCGGCGCCTGCTGTACGTCGCGCTCACCCGCGCGAGGGACAGGCTCATCCTCTCCGGCGGCGAGGAGCGTGGCGCGTCCGACTCGTGGTGGTGCCTGCTCGACGAGCAAGTGAAGGACAACACGCGGCTGCGCGGGCTCGTCGAGGATGTGGACGTGGAGACGCTGCCCCCTCCCGCGGAAGCCCTCGAGCCGGAGGACGTGGACCCGTCGGAGCAGGAGGCCCGTGTCGAGGCGGCGGTGCGGCGGGTCTACGAGGGCATGGCCGCCATCACGCCCGAGGTGGCGGTGGTGGAGCCCGAGGCCGTGCAGGACTTCCTCACCTGCCCGCGCCGCTACCACTACGTGCACCGGCTCGGGTTGCGCGCGGAGGGAGCGACCTGGGAGACGCCTCGCGAGTCCCCGGCGTACCTCGAGCTGGATGCCTGGGGCGGAGCCGCTCCGAGTCCCTCGGGTCGGGTGCTGACCCTCCTGCGAGGGGTGGACTTCCGCCTCGCCAGGACGGAGGCCTCCGAGCGGCGCGCCCGCCTGGAGGCGCTCGTGCGCGAGGTGGGCTGGGACATGGGCGAGGACGGAGTGGAGGAGGCGCTCGCCACCGTGGAGCGCTTCCTGGGCACCGCCTTCGCCCGCCGGCTGGCGGAAGCCCCCTCGGCGGACGTGCACCGCGCGCTGCCCTTCGTGCTGCCGTTGACGGGCGACGGGTCGGCCGCCCTCGAGGGCCAGGTGGACCTCCTCTGGGAGACGCCCTCGGGCGAGGCCCGGGTGGTGGCCTTCAAGCCGGGCAAGCGCCCTCCGAGGGGCGTGGCCGCCCATGCCGAGTCCCTCTCGGCCCTGTTACTGGCCTCTCGTCGGCTGGTGCGTGAGGGAGTCCCCGTGGAGGTGGGCGTGGCCTTCCTGGGCGAGGACGTGCCAGAGCCGGAGTTCCCCTCGCTTCCCAAAGACCTGGGCGCCATCGCCGAGCGTCTCCGGGAGGCGGCTCGGGGGCTGGTGGAGGCGGATGTGGGTGGCAGGTGGCCGGGCAGGGAGCGGTCGACTTGCGAATCACTGGGGTGTGGCTTCGCGGAACACTGTCACGCGGGCCCTCGTGCGTGCTAA
- a CDS encoding PD-(D/E)XK nuclease family protein, translated as MSSPRRTLQVFPDAGRRQAALRAARGSSGIVRGDAFLTWDGFLEALGGARELGRRPCSPVAARTVVASLAQGLGSTPFGDFVHEPAFARAALEVLLDLEAGRLSPRELQDALEVLPPERRNRVRTLALLHHAYEQKMAELGLADREDVVRGAREALERNAWPAAWDDVGTLVLHGIYDVRPSKLELLMALAAACDARRVTLRVETPVGGSPVADAALAALFRAFENRGEALPHVDLFKADVTFESRPMVELGRHLFSPRAEKDVLRGEVEGLRMWSAGTARDEARLIARDVRRLVSEGVSPGSIVVAWRDLGTEARWVADAFSELGVPVRLPWGEPLALAGPVRLALDLPLLVEDGFPAERVAELVSSRYAPILSRGAPEAPATLLTLAAVRDDRLGATRGKGAYDLRLEALAKRLEPLPNQVRPREQRRAHEARVLRERCLFLLESCRRIPEQGKASELLAAWWQVVRRLGLLDSEGALDAPADEGLGALALDARARDDAARLALVARVRELERTLAAVGGGPRLRRRTFGRWLQDMMRDVHLPARGPSTAAVEVLDVRELEGRSFGHVFLGGMAEGRFPGSEPPNPLLGDAERIALNKHLGRDVFRLTGGEFEDRAPWRLTEDRLLFASVLAAAEETVSLSFSVEGPGGQEQAPSAFLEEVRRLTGTTWEARSLPAIVPLDEVLTEAELRQRVVLESLALEKLRVSAPDPARNVLRSRFTDAPWLASSKEMVQVEIERLHFFGDSRKGAGRYTGAVDDPALGEAVREAFRFGAERPLSASALARFGNCGFQGFLSYGLKVPEPEQPGEEFDRRGQGVFWHRVLEEFFKRLKERKLLGRGLDEIPEALLDTVLDEVRAHFEERHYVGHPALWRLARERAKNMVRRILMDERRGLPFERFEPKEFELRFGPRNPAEGWNEVTLQVDEDVIHFEGTIDRLDMAGGEVGVIDYKSGRLSRSELKKKLLDSDFQLPLYLYAARASGHLQTRQAAWFSLRTGEVIHLSEVLEKDAVEMDELLSTEPKVRERLAAEAKPNLANAVEALIRTVRAGQFAMRPKDCGSCGYRPVCRITERRLVEEEGSYE; from the coding sequence ATGTCCTCTCCTCGTCGTACCCTTCAGGTCTTCCCCGATGCCGGCCGCCGGCAGGCCGCCCTGCGCGCCGCGCGGGGCTCCTCCGGCATCGTCCGGGGAGACGCCTTCCTCACCTGGGACGGCTTCCTGGAGGCCCTGGGTGGAGCGCGCGAGCTGGGCCGGCGCCCGTGCTCGCCCGTCGCCGCTCGCACCGTGGTGGCCTCGCTCGCCCAGGGTCTGGGCTCCACTCCTTTTGGCGACTTCGTCCACGAGCCCGCCTTCGCCCGCGCCGCCCTGGAGGTGCTGTTGGACCTCGAGGCCGGCCGGCTCTCCCCGCGCGAGCTACAGGATGCCCTGGAGGTGCTCCCTCCCGAGCGGCGCAACCGCGTCCGGACGCTCGCCCTCCTTCACCACGCCTATGAGCAGAAGATGGCCGAGCTGGGCCTGGCGGACCGCGAGGACGTGGTGCGCGGGGCGCGCGAGGCCCTCGAGCGCAACGCCTGGCCCGCCGCCTGGGACGACGTGGGCACCCTGGTGCTGCACGGCATCTACGACGTCCGGCCCTCGAAGTTGGAGCTGCTGATGGCCCTGGCGGCGGCCTGCGACGCGCGGCGGGTGACGCTGCGCGTGGAGACTCCGGTGGGTGGCTCGCCGGTGGCGGACGCGGCCCTGGCGGCCCTCTTCCGCGCTTTCGAGAACCGGGGCGAGGCGCTCCCCCACGTCGACCTCTTCAAGGCGGACGTCACCTTCGAATCCCGCCCGATGGTGGAGCTCGGCCGCCACCTCTTCTCCCCTCGAGCGGAGAAGGACGTGCTCCGGGGCGAGGTGGAGGGCCTGCGGATGTGGAGCGCGGGGACGGCGCGGGACGAGGCTCGGCTCATCGCCCGGGACGTGCGCCGCCTGGTGTCGGAGGGCGTGTCTCCTGGCAGCATCGTCGTGGCGTGGCGCGACCTGGGGACCGAGGCCCGCTGGGTGGCGGATGCCTTCTCCGAGCTGGGCGTGCCCGTGCGCCTGCCCTGGGGCGAGCCGCTCGCGCTGGCCGGCCCCGTGCGTCTGGCGTTGGACCTGCCGCTGCTGGTGGAGGACGGTTTCCCCGCCGAGCGCGTGGCGGAGCTGGTGTCCAGCCGCTACGCGCCCATCCTCTCGCGGGGAGCCCCGGAGGCTCCGGCGACGCTCCTCACGCTCGCGGCCGTCCGGGACGACCGGCTGGGCGCGACGCGCGGGAAGGGGGCGTACGACCTGCGCCTGGAGGCCCTGGCGAAGCGGCTGGAGCCGCTGCCCAATCAGGTGCGCCCCAGGGAGCAGCGGCGCGCCCACGAGGCCCGGGTGCTGCGCGAGCGGTGCCTCTTCCTGCTGGAGTCCTGTCGCCGCATTCCGGAGCAGGGCAAGGCCTCGGAGTTGCTCGCCGCGTGGTGGCAGGTGGTGCGTCGGCTGGGGCTGTTGGACTCGGAGGGCGCGCTGGACGCCCCCGCGGACGAGGGACTGGGAGCGCTCGCGCTGGACGCGAGGGCCCGGGACGACGCGGCGCGGTTGGCGCTGGTGGCGCGGGTGCGAGAGCTGGAGCGGACGCTCGCGGCGGTGGGCGGTGGCCCCCGGCTGCGGCGGCGCACCTTCGGCCGCTGGTTGCAGGACATGATGCGCGACGTGCACCTGCCCGCGCGCGGGCCCTCGACGGCCGCCGTGGAGGTGCTGGACGTGCGCGAGTTGGAGGGGCGCTCCTTCGGTCACGTCTTCCTCGGGGGCATGGCCGAGGGCCGCTTCCCCGGGAGCGAGCCGCCCAACCCGCTGCTGGGCGACGCCGAGCGCATCGCCCTCAACAAGCACCTGGGCCGGGACGTCTTCCGCCTCACGGGCGGCGAGTTCGAGGACCGCGCGCCCTGGCGCCTCACCGAGGACCGGCTCCTGTTCGCCAGCGTGCTGGCCGCCGCCGAGGAGACGGTGAGCCTGTCCTTCTCCGTGGAGGGCCCGGGTGGTCAGGAGCAGGCGCCCTCGGCCTTCCTCGAGGAGGTGCGGCGGCTGACGGGGACGACGTGGGAGGCGCGCTCGCTGCCGGCCATCGTGCCGCTCGACGAGGTGCTCACGGAGGCGGAGCTGCGTCAGCGGGTGGTGCTGGAGTCGCTCGCGCTCGAGAAGCTGCGTGTCTCCGCGCCGGACCCCGCCCGGAACGTGCTCAGGAGCCGCTTCACGGACGCGCCATGGCTCGCCTCGTCGAAGGAGATGGTGCAGGTGGAGATCGAACGCCTGCACTTCTTCGGGGACTCGCGCAAGGGCGCCGGCCGGTACACCGGCGCGGTGGATGACCCGGCCCTGGGCGAGGCGGTCCGGGAGGCGTTCCGCTTCGGTGCCGAGCGCCCGCTGTCCGCCTCGGCGCTCGCGCGCTTCGGCAATTGCGGCTTCCAGGGGTTCCTGTCCTACGGGCTGAAGGTGCCCGAGCCGGAGCAGCCGGGCGAGGAGTTCGACCGCCGGGGGCAGGGTGTCTTCTGGCACCGCGTGCTGGAGGAGTTCTTCAAGCGGCTCAAGGAGCGCAAGCTGTTGGGCCGGGGCCTCGACGAGATACCGGAGGCGCTGTTGGACACGGTGCTCGACGAGGTGCGGGCGCACTTCGAGGAGCGGCACTACGTGGGGCACCCCGCGCTGTGGCGCCTGGCGCGCGAGCGGGCGAAGAACATGGTGCGCCGCATCCTCATGGACGAACGGCGGGGCCTGCCCTTCGAGCGCTTCGAGCCGAAGGAGTTCGAGCTGCGCTTCGGGCCTCGTAACCCGGCCGAGGGGTGGAACGAAGTGACGCTCCAGGTGGACGAGGACGTCATCCACTTCGAGGGCACCATCGACCGGTTGGACATGGCGGGCGGCGAGGTGGGCGTCATCGACTACAAGTCCGGCAGGCTCTCCAGGTCGGAGCTGAAGAAGAAGCTGCTCGACTCGGACTTCCAGCTCCCGCTGTACCTGTACGCGGCGCGGGCGAGCGGCCACCTCCAGACGCGCCAGGCGGCATGGTTCTCACTGAGGACGGGCGAGGTCATCCACCTGTCGGAGGTGCTGGAGAAGGACGCGGTGGAGATGGACGAGCTGTTGTCCACCGAGCCCAAGGTGCGAGAGCGGCTGGCGGCGGAGGCGAAGCCCAACCTGGCCAACGCCGTGGAGGCCTTGATTCGCACCGTGAGGGCGGGACAGTTCGCCATGAGACCGAAGGACTGCGGCAGCTGTGGCTACCGCCCCGTGTGCCGCATCACCGAGCGGCGGCTCGTGGAGGAGGAGGGCTCGTATGAGTGA
- a CDS encoding phosphatase PAP2 family protein, whose protein sequence is MPTSLCFLALASLVASSPVPAEALPGAQQAADAPTIHALEFNWTRDALITGIGGALWVGSETILKKQIDLTRCSWCDRAADGTDTLNGVDRWGRGVAAETEAGRERWNKVSDVADFVVLPVGLLGAQYLLGRGSGAPPRYFAEDATIIVESAVVAAVVNQAVKFSVRRERPFVHVLPEEEKGNTEHPTDNNVSFYSGHTSLAFSLVTAAGTVSELRGYKNRWLIWAVGLPAAASVGLLRMGADRHYLTDVLVGAAAGSLFGVGVPLLLHGRQEQTESKATDLSMNVSGNLGGVMLSGRF, encoded by the coding sequence GTGCCAACTTCCCTCTGTTTTCTAGCGCTTGCTTCCCTGGTTGCTTCCTCCCCCGTCCCGGCCGAGGCCCTGCCTGGCGCCCAGCAGGCCGCGGATGCCCCGACGATTCACGCGCTCGAGTTCAATTGGACGCGTGACGCGCTCATCACCGGTATCGGAGGGGCGCTGTGGGTCGGCAGCGAGACCATCCTCAAGAAGCAGATCGACCTGACCCGGTGCAGCTGGTGCGACCGCGCGGCGGACGGCACGGACACCCTCAACGGGGTGGACCGGTGGGGCCGGGGCGTGGCGGCGGAGACCGAGGCGGGCCGCGAGCGCTGGAACAAGGTGAGCGACGTGGCGGACTTCGTCGTGCTGCCGGTGGGGTTGCTCGGAGCGCAGTACCTGCTGGGCCGAGGCAGCGGGGCCCCCCCCCGCTACTTCGCGGAGGACGCCACCATCATCGTGGAGTCGGCGGTGGTGGCCGCGGTGGTGAACCAGGCGGTGAAGTTCTCCGTGCGCCGCGAGCGCCCCTTCGTGCACGTGCTGCCCGAGGAGGAAAAGGGGAACACAGAGCACCCCACCGACAACAACGTGTCCTTCTACAGCGGGCACACCAGCCTGGCCTTCTCGCTGGTGACGGCGGCGGGCACGGTGTCCGAGCTGCGCGGCTACAAGAACCGGTGGCTCATCTGGGCGGTGGGCCTGCCGGCGGCGGCCTCGGTGGGACTGCTGCGCATGGGCGCGGACAGGCACTACCTCACGGACGTGCTGGTGGGAGCGGCGGCGGGCTCGCTCTTCGGCGTGGGAGTGCCCCTGTTGCTGCACGGGCGCCAGGAGCAGACGGAGTCGAAGGCCACGGACCTGTCGATGAACGTGTCCGGCAACCTTGGTGGCGTGATGCTGTCCGGGCGGTTCTGA
- a CDS encoding TetR/AcrR family transcriptional regulator C-terminal domain-containing protein: MSAAIRLADEGGLEAVSMRKLAQELGVEAMSLYHHVANKDDVLDGIADLVVAQIELPAIGGDWKTAIRKRAHSAHEVLLRHPWASMLIVSRLNIGPAMLRYVNATLGCLREAGFSYQLADHAWNAIDSHIYGFTLQALNFPLDRAEYASAARGFLPRLPAEQYPYMRELTQLVADGAHHGVQQFEFGLELILDGLERLRTKRGVASP, from the coding sequence TTGAGCGCGGCCATCCGCCTCGCCGACGAGGGGGGCCTCGAGGCTGTCTCGATGCGCAAGCTCGCCCAGGAGCTGGGGGTGGAGGCGATGTCGCTCTACCACCACGTCGCCAACAAGGACGACGTGCTCGACGGCATCGCCGACCTGGTGGTGGCCCAGATCGAGCTGCCCGCGATTGGCGGCGATTGGAAGACAGCGATACGAAAGCGCGCTCACTCCGCCCATGAGGTGTTGCTGCGCCACCCCTGGGCCTCGATGCTGATCGTCTCCCGCCTCAACATCGGGCCGGCGATGTTGCGCTACGTGAACGCCACCCTCGGCTGCCTGCGCGAAGCCGGCTTCTCGTATCAGCTCGCCGATCACGCCTGGAACGCGATCGACAGCCACATCTACGGCTTCACGCTCCAGGCGCTGAACTTCCCCCTCGATCGCGCGGAGTATGCGAGTGCGGCGCGGGGCTTCCTCCCCAGGCTTCCCGCCGAGCAGTATCCCTACATGCGGGAGCTCACCCAGCTGGTGGCCGACGGCGCCCACCACGGCGTGCAGCAGTTCGAGTTCGGGTTGGAGTTGATCCTCGATGGGCTGGAGAGGTTGAGGACAAAGCGGGGCGTCGCCTCGCCATGA
- a CDS encoding NAD(P)-dependent alcohol dehydrogenase translates to METMNAIVQPAYGSTAVLRFEQVERPALGDGEVRVRVHAASVNKGDVHLLTGTPYLVRLAFGLSRPKHRIAGQDMAGTVEAVGPNVTAFKPGDEVYGQMPGGAFAEYVCAPADMLVPKPANLTFEQAAAVPISGMTALQGLRDAGQLKPGQKVLINGASGGVGTFAVQIAKALGAEVTAVCSTRHVDKVRSLGADRVIDYTREDFARGPERYDVMLDLVGNRSLADCRTVLAPAGVFVSSAGSPGGNWIGPIVWMLKVMLAGMFGSQKMTMLMSRPRREDLLFLRSLIEAGKVTPVIERRYALRETAAAMGHVAEGHAQGKTVISV, encoded by the coding sequence ATGGAGACCATGAACGCGATCGTCCAACCCGCCTACGGATCGACCGCGGTGCTCCGGTTCGAGCAGGTGGAGCGGCCGGCACTGGGAGACGGCGAGGTGCGGGTCCGGGTGCATGCGGCTTCGGTGAACAAGGGCGACGTGCACCTGCTCACCGGCACGCCGTACCTGGTCCGCCTGGCGTTCGGCCTGAGCCGGCCCAAGCACCGCATCGCGGGACAGGACATGGCCGGGACGGTGGAGGCGGTGGGCCCCAACGTCACCGCGTTCAAACCCGGAGACGAGGTCTACGGTCAGATGCCGGGGGGCGCCTTCGCCGAATACGTGTGCGCGCCCGCGGACATGCTCGTGCCCAAGCCGGCCAACCTGACCTTCGAGCAGGCGGCGGCGGTGCCCATCTCGGGAATGACCGCGCTACAGGGGCTGCGCGACGCCGGACAGCTCAAACCGGGACAGAAGGTCCTGATCAACGGCGCCTCAGGAGGCGTGGGCACCTTCGCGGTGCAGATCGCCAAGGCATTGGGCGCGGAGGTGACCGCGGTCTGCAGCACGCGCCACGTCGACAAGGTCCGCTCGCTCGGAGCCGACCGGGTGATCGACTACACCCGCGAAGACTTCGCGCGGGGCCCGGAGCGCTATGACGTGATGCTCGACCTGGTGGGCAATCGTTCCCTCGCCGACTGCCGGACGGTGCTCGCGCCAGCGGGCGTGTTCGTCTCCTCCGCCGGCTCGCCGGGCGGAAACTGGATCGGGCCCATCGTCTGGATGCTCAAGGTGATGCTGGCGGGAATGTTCGGCAGCCAGAAGATGACCATGCTGATGAGCAGGCCGCGGCGGGAAGATCTGCTCTTCCTCCGGTCGCTGATCGAAGCCGGAAAGGTGACTCCGGTGATCGAGCGGCGGTACGCACTGCGTGAGACCGCCGCGGCAATGGGTCACGTGGCCGAGGGGCACGCACAAGGAAAGACGGTGATCTCAGTCTAG